A segment of the Kazachstania africana CBS 2517 chromosome 2, complete genome genome:
CAGACCAGCTATGGCACAGATGGCTCGTTACATTGCTAGCCTAGACAGACGGATGCCTTGAGATGAGGGAGTTTAACAAAACTCTCTTACTGCATCTTGTTTCATGATGTCTTACTAAAAAACATGagtaaaaaataaatggtCTCTAGCGGGATCGAACCGCTGATCCCCGCGTTATTAGCACGGTGCCTTAACCAACTGGGCCAAGAGACCGGGGGTTTCTGGTTTTATTGTAAGTTCAAGACGGTAACAAGACAGATAACACAGGGGGAATATGACACGGCTGgtgtatattctaattcaggGACAGAGAGCGTGGAAATCTATCTGATCGTATAACTATAGCTAAAAGCGTATCAAATGGCTTGTctcttttttatatataattataaagtaagataaaagattaagaacaaatatgacgaagaattcctttttatagtgtggaattcttcaagatgacaAAAGTCGCGTCCGCAAAAAGTTTTCACTAatattcaatcaaaatcaataatgtgaaatatttaatttaatagATTGGACAGCGGGTGTCTAGTTTTTGATTCTGGGAAAACAGTCACACGAATTTAGAGCTTAATATTGTAGTTTCCCAGTCTATGTTACAACATCTTCCTCCCTCTCTGGGTTAGATCCTGTTTCCAGGAGTTGCCGGAAATTGGCTAATATAGAAATTCGGATCCAGTTCGGGacatttttaaattcttcttcggAATATTCGACAGTCAGTATCGGATCGACATCTTGCATTTGACATATGTAACTTTTGTTTGATGTGTCTCTGCCGACAACGGCGGTGACTTCCTTGGCTCttgatattctttcaaCCGATGTTCTTGGGGGTTGCTTTGGGTAGGCATCTGGCCTTCTTAGATGATTACCAATAGCGCTTCAACCTATCAGCCCGTGGCAGCACTGATGGTGCAGTGTTGCGGGCCCCTGCCACTCCAGACTACTCCTCGGACGAACACACGGTATTGCTGTAGGTTTCACAAAAGCCCATATCCGCAAAGTCCTCAACCGGGAAGTACCCCGTCTCTGGCTTAGTCCAGGCAACCCAGCAGCCGTTATCGTGTACAGTTTGCGGTGTATGTTCGTACAGACATGTTTCTGCCACCGCTGATATCATGCCCGCCCTTGAATTCACCGTTAACTGTAGCAAGAGGGCATCCCTGTCACCATTTTGCATCCAGTTGACCACGTCGTCCCACTTAGCAACTGCACCGTAACTTTGGGTTTCAACAAATATCTCATGTCCTGAAGTACCTTGGTAACCGTTAAATCCATTACGTTTTACTAGTGTTGATACATCCGCCATGGCTACTGAGGACAGCGTAAGGTTGGTACGCACTATGTGCGCGAAAGTCATGTTCCCCACCTCCTGATGTATCGACATCTTGATGGGCATGAACGGTGTATCCGCTCCCGAGCTAATAGCTTGCGGCGTCATAACTACGCTAACGTTGTGGCCTAAATCATGCGTATTCAACCCCATTTCTTCTGCCCATGCCGCGTCAACATCCACTGACATGACGCCGGTGCTGTGCGATAAGGCATTCAGATATGCTGCTGCTACAGGCATAGCGCCAGTGCCGTCTGTCGACCTCTTCCACCATGAGCCCGTGTCATGTTTAGTAGCCAAGGTAAAGCCTACTGCCGCCACTGATGTTAGTATCGACCTGGTACATTCAACCCTGTCAACTTTCTTGCCGTCGGCGGTAGTACAGTCCTCTATTATGTCTAATATTTGATACGCTCCATTTGTGGCCAACGCCCAAGTGACACGAGCCCTTCCGCCGGCTCTGTCTCCCAATAGAGTAATCCCGGCCCACGTGGCAAGCTTTATGAACCTCTTAAATCCTAACGCTACCGCCGTAATGGCCACCAGTACCATTAATGCTCTAAGGTTACTCCGAATGAGGCAGCCGCGTGtgttttccattttttcttaaaagcGTATCAAATGGCttgtctctttttttatatataaaattataaagtaagataaaagattaagaacaaatatgacgaagaattcctttttatagtgtggaattcttcaagatgacaAAAGTCGCGTCCGCgaaaagttttcactaatattcaaccaaattcaataatgtgaaatatttaatttaatagATTGGACAGCGGGTGTCTagtttttgattttggGAAAACAGTCACACGAATTTAGAGCTTAATGTTGTAGTTTCCCAGTCTATGTTACAACAGGTTTAAAGTTATGATTTCACCCACTCAATTTATACAGAActgtaaatatatatccCGCTCATACCCAAAACCTAATAATGGCTTGTGGTACCTTGCTGTATGTTCATTCGACCACTAATGCAATCCCTCTGTCACATAGTCCTGCGCAGCGATGCAGCGTTACACGTTGTAAGTAACTTCTGTACTGCAATCACGCTCGCTACGTCTGCAAGCGTCCGAGGTCATATTAGCCATATCATCGTGGCCCAGTATCCTAGCGTGCCGTTAGGAGAGACGGCACCCTGAGGACTGATGCTCTAAACGTGTTGGGGTGTATTTACGCCAACGGGTATCCAGGAATACTAGCGTCGGTGTGGACGGCATGGGAGCACTGGCATTCTTACCTTACATTCAAGAGACATTTAATACAGCCTATGTCAGGGTAGCAAGTTACTGTAACTCTAGGTATAGCcataaaattattacttcTGTCCACAGCGGACTCAActttgaagatgacgaagTTATCGGTGCGTTACAAGACGTCGTACTTACCAGGCC
Coding sequences within it:
- the KAFR0B06710 gene encoding uncharacterized protein, coding for MENTRGCLIRSNLRALMVLVAITAVALGFKRFIKLATWAGITLLGDRAGGRARVTWALATNGAYQILDIIEDCTTADGKKVDRVECTRSILTSVAAVGFTLATKHDTGSWWKRSTDGTGAMPVAAAYLNALSHSTGVMSVDVDAAWAEEMGLNTHDLGHNVSVVMTPQAISSGADTPFMPIKMSIHQEVGNMTFAHIVRTNLTLSSVAMADVSTLVKRNGFNGYQGTSGHEIFVETQSYGAVAKWDDVVNWMQNGDRDALLLQLTVNSRAGMISAVAETCLYEHTPQTVHDNGCWVAWTKPETGYFPVEDFADMGFCETYSNTVCSSEE